Proteins encoded in a region of the Stieleria neptunia genome:
- the gltB gene encoding glutamate synthase large subunit, which produces MTSTKEIEMRDPLFHLPKKQGLYDPEHEKDACGVGFIAHIKGVPSHQNVLDADEILRAMDHRGACGCEPNTGDGCGMMCGLPHKFLAKVAKEDLGVDLPEPGRFSAGLVFLPQDAAERAECKQTIEKLIADRGQVFYGWRDVHQATDFADVGPTARAAEPVIEQLFVGAADGLKGEAFERELYMIRKRASHLLRGSKTLKQALMFYICSLSTKVIIYKGMLTPAQLLPYYPDLRDPDFKTHLAMVHSRFSTNTFPSWDRAQPLRFMSHNGEINTLRGNSNWMKARQGTAESKLFGDDLQKLFPVVEPDCSDSGTFDNVLEFLLMNGRTLQEAIMMMVPEAWQKHDSMSEDKRAFYEYFSCMMEPWDGPASIAFTDGSYIGATLDRNGLRPSRYYVTHDDRVIMASEVGVLPVDPAIVKEKGRLQPGKMFLIDFEQGRLIPDEELKTNFAKAMPYGDWLRQERIRLSDLHPEAEPHGFDSDTLLHRMQAFGYTSETMNFMLRPLVRDLRDPVGSMGNDSALACLSDKPRMIYDYFKQLFAQVTNPAIDSIREEVIMSLECYIGPEQNLLDATPAHCHRLLVEHPILTNEELAALSHINHEGWQSRVIDITFDRSEGKAGLQATLDRISAEAESAADAGIELVVLSDRKIGPDRVPVSALLAVGAVHHHLVKQAKRTRIGLVVETGEAREVHHHCLLIGYGADAINPYLAFEALWQARRDALMDPSLDDDKIVAAYRKGVAKGMLKVMAKMGISTLQSYKGAQIFEALGLKDEVIGKCFVGTASRIQGVSFDVIAEETLRRHALGYPKRKSDNLPTLPNLGEYHWRAEGEKHAWSPDSIADLQIAARNNNEDAYWKFAGKINSDNRSRCTLRGLLRFKETGNSIPLEEVQPASEIVKRFCTGAMSFGSISAESHETLAIAMNRLGGKSNTGEGGEDPLRFQPLENGDSKRSAIKQVASGRFGVTIEYLTNADEIQIKISQGAKPGEGGELPGKKVDNNIARIRYSTPGVGLISPPPHHDIYSIEDLAQLIHDLKNANRAARISVKLVSEVGVGVIASGVAKAFADHILISGDTGGTGASPLTSIKHAGLPWELGIAETHQVLVLNNLRSRVVLQTDGGLKTGRDVVIAALLGAEEFGFSTAPLITLGCIMMRKCHLNTCPVGIATQDPYLREKFSGKPEHVVNYLFMVAEEARRIMAELGFRTIDEMVGRSDVLHTDDAIKHWKADGLDLTAILRVATKPNPDVKVICSQAQDHGLEKSLDMTVLLDKARESIQTKEPIVIESPIININRTVGTILSNEVAKVYGQMGLPDDTIRLQLTGSAGQSLGAFLAHGITIDLEGDANDYVGKGLSGGRIIVYPPKQSSFKSQDNILVGNVCLYGATGGEAFFRGRAAERFCVRNSGAKTVVEGVGDHGCEYMTGGRVVILGETGRNFAAGMSGGIAYVWDRAGDFNIKCNLALVELERIDDPDEEAEIKELITRHKQYTGSEVAAEALEDWETFLSQCVKVMPVDYKRVLLAQKEQATPVG; this is translated from the coding sequence ATGACATCAACGAAAGAAATCGAGATGCGTGATCCACTGTTTCATCTGCCCAAGAAGCAAGGGTTGTATGACCCTGAGCACGAGAAAGACGCGTGTGGGGTCGGGTTCATCGCTCACATCAAGGGTGTGCCCAGCCATCAAAACGTGCTCGATGCCGACGAGATTCTCCGCGCGATGGATCACCGTGGTGCCTGTGGTTGCGAACCGAACACCGGTGACGGCTGCGGCATGATGTGTGGACTACCGCACAAGTTTCTTGCCAAGGTCGCCAAGGAAGATTTGGGCGTGGACTTGCCCGAGCCGGGGCGTTTCAGCGCCGGGTTGGTGTTCCTGCCGCAGGACGCCGCCGAACGTGCCGAGTGCAAGCAGACGATCGAAAAGCTGATCGCCGATCGCGGCCAGGTTTTCTACGGCTGGCGCGACGTGCATCAGGCGACCGATTTCGCCGACGTCGGTCCGACCGCACGGGCTGCCGAACCGGTGATCGAACAACTGTTCGTCGGTGCCGCCGATGGACTCAAGGGCGAAGCGTTCGAGCGTGAGCTGTACATGATTCGCAAACGCGCCAGCCACCTGTTGCGCGGCAGCAAGACGCTCAAGCAGGCGTTGATGTTTTACATCTGCTCGCTCAGCACCAAGGTGATCATCTACAAGGGGATGCTGACGCCGGCGCAACTGTTGCCCTACTATCCCGATCTCCGCGATCCGGATTTCAAAACGCACCTGGCGATGGTCCACAGCCGGTTTTCGACCAACACGTTCCCCAGTTGGGACCGCGCCCAGCCGTTGCGTTTCATGAGCCACAACGGCGAGATCAACACGCTGCGTGGCAACAGCAACTGGATGAAGGCACGTCAGGGGACTGCCGAAAGCAAGTTGTTCGGTGACGACCTGCAAAAACTGTTTCCGGTCGTCGAGCCCGATTGCAGCGATTCGGGAACGTTCGACAACGTGCTCGAGTTTCTGTTGATGAACGGACGCACGCTGCAGGAAGCCATCATGATGATGGTTCCCGAAGCCTGGCAGAAACACGATTCGATGAGCGAAGACAAACGTGCGTTCTATGAGTATTTTTCGTGCATGATGGAACCGTGGGACGGGCCGGCGTCGATCGCATTTACCGACGGGTCCTACATCGGTGCGACACTTGACCGGAACGGATTGCGCCCCAGTCGTTATTACGTCACGCACGATGACCGCGTGATCATGGCCAGCGAAGTCGGCGTGCTGCCGGTCGATCCGGCGATCGTCAAAGAGAAGGGGCGTTTGCAGCCGGGCAAGATGTTTTTGATCGACTTCGAACAGGGGCGACTGATCCCCGACGAGGAGCTGAAGACCAACTTCGCCAAAGCGATGCCCTACGGCGATTGGCTCCGTCAAGAACGCATTCGACTGTCGGACCTGCATCCGGAAGCGGAACCGCACGGTTTTGACAGTGACACGCTGCTGCACCGCATGCAAGCGTTCGGATACACCAGCGAAACGATGAATTTCATGTTGCGTCCGTTGGTCCGAGACCTGCGTGACCCGGTCGGCTCGATGGGCAACGACAGCGCGCTGGCGTGTCTGTCGGACAAGCCCCGCATGATCTATGACTATTTCAAGCAGTTGTTCGCGCAAGTCACCAACCCGGCGATCGATTCGATTCGCGAAGAGGTGATCATGTCGCTGGAATGCTACATCGGGCCCGAGCAAAACTTGTTGGACGCAACGCCGGCGCACTGCCATCGTTTGTTGGTCGAGCATCCGATTTTGACGAACGAGGAACTCGCCGCGCTGTCGCACATCAACCACGAAGGCTGGCAAAGTCGCGTGATCGACATCACCTTCGATCGCAGCGAAGGCAAGGCGGGGTTGCAAGCCACGTTGGACCGAATCTCTGCGGAAGCGGAATCCGCGGCCGACGCGGGGATCGAATTGGTGGTGCTTTCGGACCGCAAGATCGGACCCGACCGCGTTCCGGTCAGTGCCCTGTTGGCGGTCGGAGCGGTCCATCATCACTTGGTCAAACAGGCCAAGCGGACGCGAATCGGTCTGGTGGTCGAAACGGGCGAGGCCCGCGAAGTTCACCACCACTGCCTGTTGATCGGTTACGGTGCCGATGCGATCAATCCCTACTTGGCCTTTGAGGCGCTCTGGCAAGCGCGTCGCGACGCCTTGATGGACCCGTCGTTGGATGATGACAAGATCGTCGCCGCCTATCGCAAGGGCGTCGCCAAGGGCATGCTCAAGGTGATGGCCAAGATGGGCATCAGCACACTGCAAAGCTACAAGGGCGCCCAGATCTTTGAAGCCCTGGGCTTGAAGGACGAGGTGATCGGCAAGTGCTTTGTCGGCACCGCCAGCCGCATTCAAGGCGTCTCGTTTGACGTGATCGCCGAAGAAACGCTGCGTCGCCATGCATTGGGTTATCCCAAACGCAAGAGCGATAATCTGCCGACACTGCCCAACTTGGGTGAATACCATTGGCGGGCCGAAGGCGAAAAACACGCCTGGTCGCCCGATTCGATCGCGGACTTGCAAATCGCCGCGCGGAACAACAACGAAGACGCGTACTGGAAATTTGCCGGCAAGATCAACTCCGACAACCGTTCCCGCTGCACCCTCCGCGGGCTGTTGCGATTCAAGGAAACCGGAAACTCGATCCCGCTGGAAGAAGTTCAACCGGCGTCGGAAATCGTCAAACGTTTCTGCACCGGCGCGATGAGTTTCGGCAGCATCAGTGCCGAATCGCACGAGACCTTGGCGATCGCGATGAACCGTTTGGGCGGGAAAAGCAACACGGGTGAAGGCGGAGAAGACCCGTTGCGATTCCAACCGCTGGAAAACGGCGATTCCAAGCGTTCGGCGATCAAACAAGTCGCCTCGGGTCGCTTCGGGGTCACGATCGAATACTTGACCAACGCCGATGAGATCCAAATCAAGATCTCGCAGGGAGCCAAGCCGGGTGAAGGCGGTGAGCTGCCGGGCAAGAAGGTCGACAACAACATCGCGCGGATTCGTTACAGCACGCCCGGTGTGGGGCTGATCAGCCCTCCGCCGCACCACGACATCTACTCGATCGAAGACTTGGCGCAGCTGATTCACGATTTGAAAAACGCCAATCGTGCCGCCCGGATCAGTGTCAAATTGGTTTCCGAGGTCGGTGTCGGTGTGATCGCCAGCGGTGTGGCCAAGGCGTTCGCCGATCACATCCTGATCTCCGGCGACACCGGCGGAACCGGGGCGTCGCCATTGACCAGTATCAAACATGCCGGTTTACCGTGGGAGTTGGGGATTGCCGAGACGCACCAGGTGTTGGTGCTGAACAACCTTCGCAGCCGCGTCGTGTTGCAGACAGACGGCGGACTGAAAACCGGTCGTGACGTCGTGATCGCCGCCTTGTTGGGGGCCGAAGAGTTCGGATTTTCGACCGCACCGTTGATCACGCTCGGTTGCATCATGATGCGGAAGTGTCATCTGAACACCTGCCCGGTCGGGATCGCGACACAAGATCCCTATCTGCGTGAAAAGTTCTCCGGCAAGCCCGAGCACGTCGTCAATTACCTGTTCATGGTGGCCGAAGAAGCACGTCGCATCATGGCCGAACTCGGTTTCCGAACGATCGACGAAATGGTCGGCCGTAGCGACGTGTTGCACACCGACGACGCGATCAAACACTGGAAAGCCGACGGATTGGATTTGACCGCGATCCTGCGAGTTGCGACCAAACCGAATCCGGACGTCAAAGTGATTTGCAGCCAGGCCCAAGATCACGGCCTGGAAAAATCACTCGACATGACGGTCTTGTTGGACAAGGCACGCGAGTCGATTCAGACCAAAGAACCGATCGTGATCGAATCACCGATCATCAACATCAATCGTACGGTGGGAACGATCCTCAGCAACGAGGTCGCCAAGGTGTACGGCCAAATGGGGCTGCCCGACGACACGATCCGACTTCAATTGACCGGATCGGCGGGACAAAGTTTGGGCGCCTTCTTGGCCCACGGCATCACCATCGACTTGGAAGGCGACGCCAACGACTACGTCGGCAAGGGGCTCAGCGGTGGTCGCATCATCGTCTATCCGCCCAAGCAGAGCAGTTTCAAGTCGCAAGACAACATCTTGGTCGGCAACGTGTGCCTGTACGGTGCGACCGGCGGAGAAGCGTTTTTCCGCGGCCGTGCGGCGGAGCGTTTCTGTGTGCGAAACAGCGGAGCCAAGACCGTCGTCGAAGGCGTCGGCGATCATGGTTGTGAATACATGACGGGAGGACGCGTTGTGATCCTGGGTGAAACCGGTCGGAACTTTGCCGCCGGGATGTCCGGAGGGATCGCCTACGTCTGGGACCGCGCCGGTGATTTCAATATCAAGTGCAACCTGGCGTTGGTGGAATTGGAGCGGATCGACGATCCGGACGAGGAAGCCGAAATCAAAGAATTGATCACCCGACACAAGCAGTACACCGGCAGCGAAGTCGCCGCCGAGGCACTGGAGGATTGGGAGACGTTCCTGTCGCAATGTGTCAAAGTCATGCCCGTCGACTACAAACGCGTGCTGCTGGCACAAAAAGAACAAGCGACCCCGGTGGGGTAA
- a CDS encoding LysR family transcriptional regulator, producing MQLRTLEIFCDVAQLRSFSKAAEARGVTQSAASQAIQHLEESLGVQLIDRSTRPLSLTAAGTNYHGGLREILAEYHRLEERVITAGRGLSGPLHVAAIYSVGLSYMPEAIEEFGHLYPDVDVRIGYCQNEAVIRNVVNGDAEIGLVSFPKANKQLVVVPWQKEPVRLVCASKHPLARRSEAELSDLDGIEMIGFDRSLELRRMIDATLKRSGIRVDFRNEFDNADSLVRAIQANDGAGFLPEAAVRRETATGALRVVACRALRMVRPLGIVFRRSGRPSAAGYEFGSLLLGRPLEPDRDKRGGRSRHKSQSQGPPIVPGTSVVA from the coding sequence TTGCAACTACGAACGCTTGAGATTTTCTGTGACGTCGCCCAGCTGCGTAGCTTTTCCAAAGCTGCGGAGGCTCGTGGCGTGACACAGAGTGCGGCCAGTCAAGCGATCCAGCATCTCGAAGAGTCACTCGGCGTTCAACTGATCGATCGTTCGACACGACCGTTGTCGCTGACCGCTGCGGGGACGAATTATCACGGCGGGCTGCGAGAGATTTTGGCGGAGTACCACCGATTAGAAGAACGCGTGATCACGGCCGGACGCGGGTTATCGGGGCCGTTGCATGTGGCGGCGATCTATTCGGTGGGACTGAGTTACATGCCCGAAGCGATCGAGGAATTCGGTCATTTGTATCCGGATGTCGACGTGCGAATCGGTTACTGCCAGAACGAGGCGGTGATCCGGAACGTGGTCAACGGCGATGCGGAAATCGGGTTGGTCAGTTTTCCCAAGGCGAACAAGCAACTCGTTGTGGTGCCGTGGCAGAAGGAGCCGGTGCGGTTGGTATGTGCGTCAAAGCATCCGTTGGCTCGTCGCAGCGAGGCGGAGCTGTCGGATCTGGATGGCATCGAGATGATCGGATTCGATCGCAGCCTTGAATTGCGGCGGATGATCGACGCGACGTTAAAGCGATCGGGGATCCGCGTCGATTTTCGAAACGAATTTGACAATGCCGATTCGCTCGTGCGAGCGATTCAGGCGAACGACGGGGCGGGGTTTCTGCCCGAGGCGGCGGTCCGGCGTGAGACGGCGACCGGCGCGTTGCGGGTCGTCGCCTGTCGTGCGTTGCGGATGGTCCGTCCGCTCGGGATCGTTTTCCGACGCTCGGGGCGTCCGAGTGCGGCCGGATACGAATTCGGATCGCTGTTGTTGGGTCGCCCTTTGGAACCTGACCGAGACAAACGTGGCGGACGCAGTCGTCACAAGTCGCAATCGCAGGGGCCGCCAATCGTCCCCGGTACCTCCGTCGTCGCGTAG